Proteins from a single region of Hordeum vulgare subsp. vulgare chromosome 6H, MorexV3_pseudomolecules_assembly, whole genome shotgun sequence:
- the LOC123401661 gene encoding uncharacterized protein LOC123401661, which translates to MTSQVAATLPPLLPTPAHCLLLAPPPAVYTARVELDSKKQQPGRASMSRSWIRDKVDLPGRASGSSSWITDKTLRRAETLDGGVERLGRVGTPREKWKRPASRAPSIDRCEKKLRPPTEMLTHSEASLIAGPVASVDWSEKKTTPLTDRSEQKPKPLAKMEATSEASFFAGPTFILSPDPSELPMPTFLYKQAQGH; encoded by the coding sequence ATGACTAGCCAGGTCGCCGCGACTCTGCCGCCGTTGCTTCCTACCCCGGCGCACTGCCTCCTCCTCGCGCCTCCTCCGGCGGTGTACACGGCTCGTGTGGAGTTGGACAGCAAGAAGCAGCAGCCTGGACGTGCCTCGATGAGCCGAAGTTGGATCAGAGACAAGGTCGACCTTCCTGGGCGTGCTTCTGGGAGCTCCAGCTGGATCACTGACAAGACCCTCCGCCGGGCCGAGACTTTGGACGGCGGCGTCGAGCGCCTCGGCCGCGTGGGGACGCCGAGGGAAAAGTGGAAGAGGCCGGCGAGCCGTGCGCCATCCATTGATCGGTGTGAGAAGAAGCTGAGGCCTCCGACTGAGATGCTGACACACTCGGAGGCATCACTCATCGCTGGCCCTGTGGCGTCGGTCGACTGGTCGGAGAAGAAGACGACGCCTCTGACAGACCGGTCCGAGCAGAAGCCGAAGCCCTTGGCTAAGATGGAGGCAACCTCGGAGGCATCATTCTTCGCTGGCCCGACATTCATCCTGTCGCCAGACCCGAGCGAGCTGCCCATGCCAACCTTCCTCTATAAGCAAGCACAAGGCCACTAA